CGATATCCACGTCTTCCTCCAGGAGGTCTACGAGGACGTCGAGGAGGCGGCCGACGACCTCGCCGAGCGGCTCCAGGCGCTGGGCGGCGTTCCGCATGCGAACATGACGACGCTGGCCGAGAAGGCCACCGTCGAGCCCGAGGACGAGGACGTCTACGACATCCGGACGTCGCTCGAGAACGACCTCGAGATGATGGGCGACATCATCGAGAGTAACCGCCAGCATATCGAACTCGCCGAGAACTTAGGCGACCACGCGACGGCCCAGATGCTTCGCGACCAGCTCGTGACTATCGAGGAACACGCCCACCACATCGAGCACTACCTCGAGGACGACACGCTGGTCCTCGAGTCGGCGACGAACTAACGGGCCAGTCGACGCGACGACCCGCGACTACTCGACGGACGGCGGCCGTTCGTCCGCCTCCGCTTTTTCCGCGTCGAGCAGCGTTTCGGCGACCCGGTCGGTGACGACCGAACTGACGCTTCCCACGAGTTGCATCGCCTCTCGCCGCGGCTCCGGGAGCTCGAGGACGTCCCGAAAGAACGTCGAGAGGACGACGTAGCGCTCGTGGAGCTCGGCGGACGTCTCCCGGCCACGGTCGGTGAGCGTCGCCCCCTCGTACGGCTCGTACTCCAGATAGCCCCGGGCCTCGAGCCGCTGGAGGGTTTCTGTCGCGGTCGACGGCGACCGGTCGAGCTCCTCGGCGACGTAGCCGGGTGCGATTGGTTCCTCGCCGTCCGTCTCCCGGGTCGCGCGATAGATCACCAGCAGGTACTGGGGCGCGTCGGTCATGCGCGACGGCGACGATACTGATCGGCGGGCGGCTGGGTCCCCCTGTCGGGCGCGTCGAGCGAGCGCTCGCACGCCGGCGGGGTCGACGGTCGTCTCGGACTGCGCTTCCGAACCGGA
Above is a genomic segment from Haloterrigena salifodinae containing:
- the dpsA gene encoding DNA starvation/stationary phase protection protein DpsA — translated: MSTQKSVQQEAGTVEENALRLEPEKAEQIIEALNRDLADSYVLYHQLHKHHWNVEGAEFLDIHVFLQEVYEDVEEAADDLAERLQALGGVPHANMTTLAEKATVEPEDEDVYDIRTSLENDLEMMGDIIESNRQHIELAENLGDHATAQMLRDQLVTIEEHAHHIEHYLEDDTLVLESATN
- a CDS encoding metal-dependent transcriptional regulator; the encoded protein is MTDAPQYLLVIYRATRETDGEEPIAPGYVAEELDRSPSTATETLQRLEARGYLEYEPYEGATLTDRGRETSAELHERYVVLSTFFRDVLELPEPRREAMQLVGSVSSVVTDRVAETLLDAEKAEADERPPSVE